The proteins below come from a single Deltaproteobacteria bacterium genomic window:
- a CDS encoding FAD-dependent thymidylate synthase — protein sequence MNEINIVDPKENYNPKKDPNYTACLDHGFVRLVDVMGNDAAIVQAARVSYGQGTKSVRADRGLIFYLMQHRHTTPFEMVEFKFHCRMPIFVARQWIRHRTANVNEMSGRYSIMEEVFWSPSMDDLRKQSTTNRQGSLEDETIPIPEAKEIQKTFQEDQKHLYEEYQHYLKVGVAREVARGNLPLSIYTEWYWKIDLHNLLHFLELRLDAHAQKEIRVFAQAMAEFVKKCCPVAWEAFEEHVLHASKFSRQESEILSQILSENDLWDEVETRRIQQLENEEASPPRIERELANLKRRLLR from the coding sequence ATGAATGAAATAAATATCGTCGACCCAAAAGAAAATTACAATCCGAAGAAAGATCCGAATTATACCGCCTGTCTCGATCACGGTTTTGTGCGACTTGTGGATGTGATGGGGAACGATGCCGCAATTGTCCAAGCCGCACGCGTTTCCTACGGACAGGGAACAAAATCGGTGCGCGCCGATCGTGGTCTGATTTTTTATCTCATGCAACATCGCCACACCACACCCTTTGAAATGGTGGAGTTCAAATTTCATTGCCGCATGCCGATTTTTGTGGCGCGCCAATGGATTCGTCACCGCACCGCTAACGTCAACGAGATGAGCGGGCGTTACTCCATTATGGAAGAGGTGTTTTGGTCTCCCAGCATGGATGATTTGCGCAAGCAATCCACCACCAATCGCCAAGGCTCTTTGGAGGATGAAACCATCCCGATCCCTGAAGCCAAAGAGATTCAAAAAACATTTCAGGAAGACCAGAAACATCTTTATGAGGAATACCAACACTATTTAAAAGTGGGCGTGGCGAGAGAAGTGGCAAGAGGCAATCTTCCGCTTTCCATTTACACCGAATGGTATTGGAAAATTGATCTTCACAATCTGTTGCATTTTCTGGAATTGCGACTCGACGCTCATGCCCAAAAAGAAATTCGTGTTTTTGCACAAGCCATGGCCGAGTTTGTCAAAAAATGTTGCCCTGTGGCGTGGGAAGCCTTTGAGGAACACGTTTTGCACGCCTCCAAATTTTCAAGACAGGAATCGGAAATCCTCTCTCAAATACTTTCAGAAAATGATTTGTGGGATGAAGTGGAAACGCGGCGCATCCAACAACTTGAAAACGAAGAGGCCAGCCCCCCCCGCATTGAGAGAGAACTGGCCAATTTGAAACGCAGATTGTTGCGCTAA
- a CDS encoding CehA/McbA family metallohydrolase: MRKLSFFRYFVVILGLGFFVACSGSKKLGLPPGANPSLVANDDTSFTIHDPSLLIDGPSAQGRVGDFLLSNSKIRVIIQKSRKNADINSFGGNIIDADHVRPQGSAGQDRWRSLFPQINIEWTINNVNFAVIADGSDGGAKVLRAYGMLDTYDYLDLDWIADAASAIVGQPITFADRFDDRRDPFRTDSNLKDLDFQVITDFTLEPDANYVRIDTTFTNKSNHPISFPFGDFLVARGELQMLIPGIGFTPQAVSQAGQSTPALIYSAFPGGDVSYGYFYDMSSFVKPKVKKEDSQQLYTTSSLTYSGVTGVLLGEEFLKVLPLGSQAAPEIHFVIPKESEKIMTRYFVVGDGSAGSVFDTGMKILKVPTATLSGQVLIDKAPGEGATVAIKKMSGGTITTYTTDTEGRFEGVLPTGESLVGKAFGAGQYEVWVEKKGYHENGSVRAGSCSPSQIDLTKEDNLQIVCSLGETGFVKLNGGVVDSASGTKIPARLTIVGQDPSPETDGAGTFSDLEAFGKPFGIVDLKYINIKGGFGLTDQNTFALEPGTYRFFFSHGPEYSMLEKEVTVLAGASINIENVVLKKVIATSGFISADLHTHSSTSPDSAYSPESRALVAQAEGLDILQSSDHDFLTDYAPIMKDLAAKGILKENAIQTVVGQEVTPNHYGHIQAFPLTANPQDPDAGAIDWSSSPLDEISPAPDYCMSPPQIANEILKRPGGEKVIQVNHISEGAIGLPVATGWLTSPAYQKKFGVPAFVSYADPIERRLPASANKPPFPPYTMGQSELIFDRFTAVELAIDSDLHKDQLWESSLPTWFNLLNLGLTPTATADSDCHVEIASTLGMARNYIASKVDPEDGLGDSHLDISEEEYAHNINQHHLVVSAGPFISMTAKNEKGEQARVGDTIHGNAISFNIEVNSPDWAWFDTVEIYANTEPIPAEDSARFAMRGVASSPDQFAEPYHVSRYVYEPVESFRLADGSLKNWTNKDGKISAKLEVTLNVKEDTWVVVVVKGTQSTEGYRSLFPFVPNVLKDAKQPPQIFDPAKLELFHKDPKVHAPAWAFTNPIFIDVDGDANNDGFPFEAKWVREGFSKLQPFQPYPH; the protein is encoded by the coding sequence ATGCGCAAATTATCCTTTTTTAGATATTTCGTCGTAATTTTGGGGCTTGGTTTTTTCGTGGCTTGTTCCGGTTCGAAAAAACTTGGGCTTCCCCCGGGGGCCAATCCCAGTCTTGTAGCCAATGACGACACATCCTTCACAATTCATGATCCCTCTTTGCTTATTGACGGACCTTCTGCGCAGGGGAGGGTTGGCGATTTTTTACTCTCCAATTCCAAGATTCGCGTCATCATTCAGAAGTCGAGAAAAAATGCCGACATCAATTCTTTTGGAGGAAATATTATCGATGCGGATCATGTCCGCCCACAGGGGAGTGCGGGTCAGGATCGCTGGCGTTCTCTTTTTCCACAGATCAACATCGAGTGGACCATCAATAATGTGAATTTTGCGGTGATTGCCGACGGAAGCGATGGAGGAGCAAAAGTTTTGCGGGCCTACGGGATGCTCGATACTTACGATTATCTTGATTTGGATTGGATTGCCGATGCCGCATCCGCGATTGTCGGCCAACCCATCACTTTTGCGGATCGTTTTGATGACCGCCGTGATCCGTTTCGGACAGATTCCAATTTAAAAGATTTGGACTTTCAAGTGATCACTGATTTTACTCTGGAGCCCGATGCAAATTATGTGCGCATCGATACGACCTTCACCAACAAATCCAATCATCCCATCTCCTTTCCCTTCGGAGATTTTTTGGTGGCCAGAGGAGAACTGCAGATGCTGATTCCCGGTATTGGATTTACGCCGCAGGCGGTGAGCCAGGCAGGACAGAGCACGCCGGCGCTGATTTATTCAGCTTTTCCGGGAGGCGATGTTTCGTATGGTTATTTTTATGACATGTCCTCTTTTGTAAAACCGAAAGTCAAAAAAGAAGACTCGCAACAACTTTACACAACAAGTTCTCTCACTTATTCCGGCGTGACCGGTGTTTTGCTTGGTGAAGAGTTTTTAAAAGTGCTTCCGCTTGGAAGTCAGGCCGCGCCGGAAATTCATTTTGTGATTCCAAAAGAAAGTGAAAAAATCATGACCCGTTATTTTGTTGTGGGGGATGGTTCTGCCGGTTCCGTTTTTGATACAGGAATGAAAATATTAAAAGTGCCCACGGCCACTCTTTCTGGACAGGTGTTGATTGATAAGGCTCCGGGGGAGGGAGCGACTGTTGCGATCAAAAAAATGAGCGGCGGAACTATCACCACCTATACGACAGATACAGAAGGGCGTTTTGAAGGCGTTTTGCCGACGGGCGAGAGCTTGGTTGGAAAAGCTTTTGGCGCGGGTCAATATGAAGTCTGGGTGGAGAAAAAAGGGTACCATGAAAATGGATCGGTGCGCGCGGGTAGCTGTTCTCCATCTCAAATCGACTTAACAAAAGAAGACAACCTTCAAATTGTTTGCAGTCTGGGGGAAACTGGTTTTGTAAAATTAAATGGCGGCGTTGTTGATTCTGCAAGCGGAACAAAAATTCCGGCACGTCTTACCATTGTTGGTCAGGACCCAAGCCCCGAAACAGACGGAGCGGGAACTTTCTCCGATTTGGAAGCTTTTGGCAAACCGTTTGGTATTGTGGATTTGAAGTATATCAACATCAAAGGGGGCTTTGGTCTCACCGATCAAAACACATTTGCTTTGGAGCCGGGAACCTATCGCTTTTTTTTCTCACACGGGCCTGAATACTCGATGCTGGAAAAAGAAGTGACCGTTTTAGCCGGTGCCAGTATCAACATAGAGAATGTGGTTTTGAAGAAAGTAATTGCAACATCCGGATTTATTTCCGCCGATCTTCATACCCACTCTTCGACAAGCCCGGACAGTGCCTATAGCCCGGAGAGTCGCGCATTGGTGGCACAAGCAGAGGGCCTTGATATTTTGCAAAGTTCCGATCACGATTTCCTCACAGACTATGCGCCCATCATGAAGGATTTAGCCGCGAAGGGAATATTGAAGGAGAATGCAATTCAAACGGTTGTGGGGCAGGAGGTCACGCCAAACCATTATGGACATATTCAGGCTTTTCCGCTCACGGCAAATCCGCAAGATCCTGATGCTGGGGCCATTGACTGGTCCAGTTCTCCGTTGGACGAAATTTCTCCGGCTCCCGACTACTGCATGTCGCCACCGCAAATTGCCAACGAGATTTTGAAGCGTCCCGGCGGAGAAAAAGTGATTCAGGTTAATCATATTTCAGAAGGTGCCATCGGATTACCGGTTGCCACGGGTTGGCTCACGAGCCCCGCGTATCAGAAAAAATTCGGAGTCCCCGCTTTTGTTTCCTATGCCGATCCGATTGAGCGCCGTTTGCCGGCTTCCGCAAACAAACCCCCGTTTCCTCCCTACACCATGGGGCAGTCTGAATTGATTTTTGATCGTTTCACGGCGGTGGAATTGGCGATTGACAGTGATCTTCATAAGGATCAGCTCTGGGAGTCGTCTCTCCCCACATGGTTTAATTTGCTTAATTTAGGTTTGACGCCCACGGCAACCGCCGATTCCGATTGCCATGTGGAAATTGCATCCACACTGGGAATGGCCAGAAATTATATCGCATCCAAAGTGGATCCCGAAGATGGTTTGGGTGACAGTCACCTTGATATTTCTGAAGAGGAATATGCGCACAATATCAATCAACATCATTTGGTAGTTTCCGCTGGTCCCTTCATTTCGATGACGGCAAAAAATGAGAAGGGGGAGCAGGCCCGCGTTGGAGATACAATTCACGGCAACGCGATTTCATTTAATATCGAAGTGAATTCTCCGGACTGGGCGTGGTTTGACACGGTGGAAATTTATGCCAACACCGAACCGATTCCCGCTGAAGATAGCGCCCGCTTTGCTATGCGGGGTGTTGCTTCTAGCCCGGATCAGTTTGCGGAGCCCTACCATGTTTCCCGTTATGTTTATGAACCGGTCGAAAGTTTCAGACTTGCGGATGGAAGTCTTAAAAACTGGACCAATAAAGATGGAAAAATTTCCGCGAAATTGGAAGTGACACTGAATGTGAAAGAAGACACATGGGTTGTGGTGGTGGTGAAGGGGACTCAATCGACCGAAGGATACCGCTCACTGTTTCCATTTGTTCCCAATGTGTTGAAGGATGCCAAACAGCCGCCGCAAATTTTTGATCCCGCGAAGTTGGAACTCTTCCACAAAGATCCAAAAGTTCATGCACCCGCTTGGGCTTTTACGAATCCAATTTTCATTGATGTTGATGGGGATGCGAATAACGACGGCTTCCCATTTGAAGCCAAATGGGTGCGTGAAGGATTCTCAAAACTGCAACCCTTTCAACCGTATCCGCATTAG
- the ald gene encoding alanine dehydrogenase, whose translation MIVGIPKEIKTKETRVSVTPEGVKKLVQEGHTLLVQHKAGASSGFADKLYQEAGATLCGEADEVWEKANLIVKVKEPVESEYKYLRPDLSLFTYLHLASVPSLTDALCQNKVIGIGYETVELEGGELPLLTPMSEVAGRIGSQIGTYLLHANHGGKGLLLGGVTGTNKGTVTVIGAGHVGINAAEVAAGLGANVVMLDIKDHKLKQIEEHFHGRVRAVRSTPQSIAEWVQKSDLLVGAVLVSGDKAPQVVSKEMVGTMEEGSVIVDVAIDQGGCVETSRPTTHAEPTYKEKGVIHYCVTNMPALTPRTSTEALTKATFPYVLKLAGGVENALKNDVSLNKGLQTKNGKAVHPIIQKLFPQWI comes from the coding sequence ATGATTGTCGGAATTCCAAAGGAAATTAAAACCAAAGAGACACGGGTTTCTGTCACTCCGGAAGGTGTAAAAAAACTCGTTCAGGAGGGCCACACCCTTCTGGTACAGCATAAAGCGGGTGCTTCCAGCGGCTTTGCCGACAAACTTTATCAAGAAGCGGGAGCCACTCTTTGCGGAGAGGCCGATGAGGTCTGGGAAAAAGCCAATTTGATTGTGAAAGTCAAAGAGCCCGTGGAAAGTGAATATAAATACCTTCGACCCGATCTTTCTCTCTTTACCTATCTTCACTTGGCCAGTGTTCCTTCTTTAACGGATGCACTCTGTCAAAACAAAGTTATCGGTATCGGATATGAAACAGTGGAATTAGAAGGCGGCGAATTGCCGCTTCTAACTCCCATGAGTGAAGTAGCCGGAAGAATCGGCTCACAAATTGGAACCTATCTTTTGCACGCCAATCACGGCGGAAAAGGTCTCTTGCTCGGTGGCGTTACGGGCACCAACAAAGGCACCGTCACCGTTATCGGCGCGGGACACGTGGGAATCAACGCGGCAGAAGTGGCGGCAGGACTTGGCGCCAATGTTGTCATGCTCGACATCAAAGATCACAAACTTAAACAGATCGAAGAACATTTTCACGGACGTGTCCGTGCAGTCCGCTCCACACCACAAAGCATTGCCGAGTGGGTACAAAAATCAGATCTGCTGGTTGGCGCTGTTTTGGTTTCGGGTGACAAAGCCCCTCAAGTCGTGAGCAAAGAAATGGTAGGAACAATGGAAGAAGGTTCTGTGATTGTTGACGTGGCCATTGATCAAGGCGGTTGCGTTGAAACTTCACGCCCCACCACACACGCCGAACCAACCTACAAAGAAAAAGGGGTCATTCACTATTGCGTCACCAACATGCCCGCCCTTACACCGCGCACTTCCACGGAAGCCTTAACAAAAGCCACTTTCCCGTATGTTTTAAAATTGGCCGGAGGCGTTGAAAACGCATTGAAGAACGACGTTTCTCTCAATAAAGGACTGCAAACCAAAAACGGCAAAGCGGTCCATCCCATCATTCAAAAATTATTTCCGCAGTGGATATAA
- a CDS encoding type III pantothenate kinase, which yields MLLAIDVGNTNITLGLFEGKKLVKNWRVKTVKTDSVQQLRKKIRIHPQNVDGVVIASVVPSLDGNLEKLCQKFFKKKPLWVNHKTAKMPLRVDKPKEIGADRLCNAVTAWRKYKRPTIIVDFGTATTFDVVTAKGEYGGGPITPGIIIASAALTSTASKLPAVKIAKPKHVVGRNTVECIQSGLYYGYIGLVDHLLSLIQKEEGCKMKIIATGGLASLIAQESKWIESVEPHLTLEGLYYIHCGNNF from the coding sequence ATGCTTCTGGCCATCGACGTTGGAAATACGAATATTACGCTGGGGCTTTTTGAGGGAAAAAAGCTTGTGAAAAATTGGCGGGTAAAAACCGTCAAAACGGATTCGGTTCAACAACTCCGGAAGAAAATTCGGATACATCCGCAAAATGTGGATGGGGTTGTGATTGCAAGCGTTGTTCCTTCTCTTGATGGAAATCTCGAAAAACTCTGTCAGAAATTTTTCAAAAAAAAACCGTTGTGGGTGAATCACAAAACGGCAAAAATGCCGCTCAGAGTGGACAAGCCAAAAGAAATTGGCGCCGACCGCTTGTGCAATGCTGTTACGGCTTGGAGGAAATATAAACGGCCTACCATCATTGTTGATTTTGGAACGGCAACCACTTTTGATGTGGTGACCGCCAAGGGAGAATACGGCGGAGGTCCCATTACACCGGGCATAATCATTGCCAGTGCGGCTTTAACGTCGACTGCTTCAAAACTGCCGGCAGTAAAAATTGCCAAACCAAAACATGTGGTGGGTCGCAATACAGTGGAGTGTATTCAAAGCGGTCTTTATTATGGCTACATTGGTTTGGTCGATCATCTTCTCTCGCTGATTCAAAAAGAGGAAGGTTGCAAAATGAAAATCATCGCCACGGGCGGTTTGGCTTCCTTGATTGCACAAGAATCAAAATGGATTGAAAGTGTGGAACCCCACCTGACTTTGGAAGGTCTTTATTATATCCACTGCGGAAATAATTTTTGA